The following coding sequences lie in one Pseudoalteromonas sp. Scap06 genomic window:
- a CDS encoding glutathione peroxidase, whose translation MIRKLIFGLTLALGCVSVTTNAADTNSPSAKTDTCDDFTNVSLRKLRSTETLNLCEFKNKPLLIVNTASNCGFTSQFEGLETLYKKYKEQGLVVLGFPSDDFFQEENDEKDTAKVCYVNYGVTFPMLATSAVRGSDANPIFKHLNAKTSSPNWNFYKYVVSADRQTVTRFNSRVKPDSAKLESAIKSAF comes from the coding sequence ATGATAAGAAAATTAATATTCGGATTAACACTGGCTCTAGGCTGTGTATCTGTAACCACCAATGCAGCAGACACTAATAGCCCTTCAGCAAAGACAGATACCTGCGATGACTTCACAAATGTGTCACTGAGAAAGCTTCGTTCAACCGAAACGCTTAATCTATGTGAATTTAAAAATAAGCCACTGTTGATTGTTAACACTGCCAGCAATTGCGGCTTTACTTCTCAGTTTGAAGGGCTAGAAACGCTATACAAAAAATATAAAGAGCAAGGCTTGGTGGTGCTCGGTTTTCCATCTGACGATTTTTTTCAAGAAGAAAATGACGAAAAAGATACGGCTAAAGTCTGTTATGTAAATTACGGCGTTACCTTTCCCATGTTAGCCACCAGCGCAGTGCGTGGCAGCGATGCCAACCCTATTTTTAAGCACTTAAATGCAAAAACTAGTTCACCTAACTGGAATTTTTATAAATACGTGGTTTCGGCAGATCGTCAAACCGTGACTCGCTTTAACAGCCGCGTCAAACCCGATTCAGCAAAATTAGAAAGCGCCATCAAAAGTGCATTTTAA
- a CDS encoding GNAT family N-acetyltransferase, translated as MTIRLAKPDDLTAIVAIYNETIPSRMVTADTEEVTVADKQPWFDSHTAQRPIFVYCENDQVLAWVSYKSFYGRPAYDGTVELSIYITSAAQGKGLGKKLMQFAQQQAKKLDIEVLLGFIFSHNEPSIKLFKHFDFAVWGELPNVARMDNQLYSLTIFGKHLM; from the coding sequence ATGACTATACGTTTAGCTAAACCTGATGATTTAACTGCTATTGTTGCCATTTATAATGAAACTATCCCTAGTCGAATGGTAACCGCCGATACTGAAGAAGTAACCGTTGCTGACAAACAACCTTGGTTTGATAGCCATACAGCTCAAAGACCTATTTTTGTTTACTGCGAAAATGACCAAGTATTAGCCTGGGTTAGTTATAAATCGTTTTATGGGCGCCCAGCTTACGATGGCACCGTTGAACTAAGCATCTACATTACATCAGCAGCCCAAGGAAAAGGGTTGGGTAAAAAGTTGATGCAATTTGCACAACAACAAGCAAAAAAGCTCGATATTGAAGTGTTACTCGGATTTATTTTTAGCCATAACGAACCAAGCATTAAATTATTTAAGCATTTTGATTTTGCAGTATGGGGAGAGTTGCCCAATGTTGCAAGGATGGATAACCAGCTGTACAGCCTGACTATTTTTGGTAAGCATTTAATGTAA
- a CDS encoding ATP-binding protein has product MAQKILIIDSSSMIAMRLKVLLELIGCEVELVHYSMFDQSSNIDAYDMLAFSQGTPTNLVASLVKQATRQSFLLLAPKAESGELLDAFGKLNELVPDATIIYPFFSNKEITSFIEDLLEIGPDHIFKLPTILLVDHVSERLEMLKSSLVGAHIEVYTATNHDEALNIAKLRMIDILISDFSLKEGLGLDIFTSLKQIQPHSRCLLLTSRPAQVSMIEAIRQGVEDVLIKPLDDNVLLQAVHKLWQTELLKRHNAELVERLQDTVDVLIEKDSLLQVIFKNTPDPILLFERKGKIVEANDACLKLFNLPFKKLTAHSLFHFLDDDSVKAIKDKILTLNSNRQFSCDLHLVNKDGSKIPLVGSFNEIDHHGEIALAVIFKNVTHLKQKEDLLLEAKDLLEEQVRARTSQLEHAKNIAEAANLSKSEFLANMSHELRTPMHSILSFSRFGISKLQDDDFSKDKLLKYLTRIESSGQRLLSLLNNLLDLSKLDVGKFPFNPRACDLTTIVKTSIDDVAGIAIEKDIKIAFKSDNPPVVAQCDEEQINQVLRNVLSNALKFSEEHSTIEVALETDNGCANIEVIDSGIGIPEDELETVFQKFVQSSKTNSGAGGTGLGLTLCREFVSLHQGTIKACNNELGGATISIQVPLEINLDEYLADEQLVKNSS; this is encoded by the coding sequence ATGGCGCAAAAAATACTTATTATTGATAGCAGTAGCATGATTGCTATGCGCTTAAAAGTACTGCTTGAGCTAATTGGTTGTGAAGTTGAATTAGTTCATTATTCTATGTTTGATCAAAGCAGCAACATAGATGCGTACGATATGCTTGCCTTTTCACAAGGGACACCAACAAATCTGGTTGCTTCGTTGGTAAAACAAGCGACCCGACAATCATTTTTACTTTTAGCTCCCAAGGCTGAAAGTGGTGAATTGCTTGATGCATTTGGTAAATTAAACGAGCTTGTTCCAGATGCCACTATTATTTATCCATTTTTTTCTAATAAAGAAATCACTTCATTTATTGAAGATCTATTAGAAATAGGACCTGATCATATTTTTAAACTGCCTACAATTTTGTTGGTTGATCATGTTAGTGAGCGTTTAGAAATGCTAAAAAGTAGTTTAGTGGGTGCACATATAGAGGTATACACAGCTACAAATCATGATGAGGCACTTAATATTGCCAAACTCAGAATGATTGATATTTTAATTAGTGATTTTAGTTTAAAAGAAGGGCTCGGCTTAGATATATTTACCAGCCTTAAGCAGATACAGCCGCATAGCCGCTGCTTATTATTAACCTCGCGTCCTGCTCAGGTTTCTATGATTGAAGCAATTCGCCAAGGTGTTGAAGACGTTTTAATTAAGCCGCTCGACGACAATGTGTTATTACAAGCAGTACATAAGTTGTGGCAAACCGAATTGCTAAAACGTCATAACGCAGAGCTAGTTGAAAGACTACAAGATACAGTCGATGTACTTATTGAAAAAGACAGTTTGCTGCAAGTAATTTTTAAAAATACTCCCGATCCAATCTTACTTTTTGAACGTAAAGGCAAAATAGTAGAGGCTAACGACGCGTGCTTAAAGCTGTTTAATTTACCGTTTAAAAAGCTCACTGCTCACTCGTTATTTCACTTTTTAGATGACGATTCAGTAAAGGCAATAAAAGATAAAATATTGACTTTAAACAGTAATCGGCAATTTAGTTGCGACTTACACCTAGTCAATAAAGATGGCAGTAAAATTCCACTTGTCGGCTCGTTTAATGAAATTGATCATCATGGTGAAATAGCATTAGCGGTTATTTTTAAAAACGTAACCCATTTAAAACAAAAAGAAGATTTATTACTTGAGGCCAAAGATCTTTTAGAAGAGCAGGTCAGAGCGCGGACTTCGCAACTTGAGCATGCGAAAAACATTGCTGAAGCAGCTAATTTAAGCAAATCAGAGTTTTTGGCGAATATGTCACATGAGCTAAGAACCCCTATGCATTCTATACTAAGTTTTTCACGCTTTGGTATCAGTAAGCTTCAAGATGATGATTTTAGTAAAGATAAACTTTTAAAATATTTAACCCGAATAGAATCAAGTGGGCAAAGGCTACTGTCATTACTTAACAATCTACTCGATTTGTCGAAATTAGATGTAGGTAAATTCCCATTTAACCCGCGAGCATGCGATTTAACGACTATTGTTAAAACAAGCATTGATGATGTTGCTGGGATTGCCATAGAAAAAGATATTAAGATTGCATTTAAATCAGATAACCCACCAGTTGTAGCACAATGCGATGAAGAGCAAATTAATCAGGTACTTAGAAACGTATTGAGTAATGCATTAAAATTTAGCGAAGAACATAGCACTATCGAAGTTGCATTGGAAACAGACAATGGTTGTGCAAATATTGAAGTAATAGACAGCGGAATAGGTATACCAGAAGACGAGCTTGAAACTGTTTTTCAAAAATTTGTGCAAAGTAGCAAAACAAATAGTGGCGCAGGGGGGACAGGATTAGGACTTACGCTGTGCCGTGAATTTGTTTCTTTACATCAAGGAACTATAAAAGCCTGTAATAACGAACTTGGTGGGGCAACCATTAGCATTCAGGTTCCTTTGGAAATAAACCTCGATGAATATTTAGCCGATGAGCAATTAGTGAAAAATAGTAGCTAA
- a CDS encoding PleD family two-component system response regulator: MALTKILAVDDEPFNLEIIEEILEELDFELKLASSGPECLSMVEEYMPQVILLDVSMPKMNGYEVCKELKANPKTQDIIVMFVSARGTVEERMEGYSVGAEDYIVKPFGHDELKQKLNKLNQVLIEKQQLEKQVKEATSTAFDAMANSSEMGQIVNYVENIGFVNDVEELGKALVECLQTFGLQSNIEFRCNDTKSHFALNGVCSPIVIELFEMLKNKGRLHEFSHRILVNYELVSLLILNMPEQDEQKHGRIRDHICFIVSVTEQQLRAITTKKMLVSQQERLNKVASTVHSKFHSLIGLLNDSRINNEKVFKQLQEELEERIPTMGLDEDQEVFIYKKVDETIQNSVARQESVDQVKKAFAEIEQDLALLLKG; this comes from the coding sequence ATGGCTTTAACTAAAATTCTTGCAGTCGACGATGAACCATTTAACCTCGAAATAATAGAAGAAATCCTAGAAGAATTAGATTTTGAACTTAAGCTGGCTTCGAGTGGCCCGGAATGCTTGAGCATGGTTGAAGAGTATATGCCGCAGGTTATCTTACTTGATGTAAGCATGCCAAAAATGAATGGTTACGAAGTATGTAAAGAGCTCAAAGCGAACCCTAAAACACAAGATATTATAGTGATGTTTGTATCGGCAAGGGGGACAGTTGAGGAACGTATGGAAGGTTATTCAGTAGGTGCTGAAGACTATATTGTAAAACCGTTTGGGCACGATGAGCTTAAGCAAAAGCTGAATAAGTTAAATCAAGTATTAATAGAAAAACAACAGCTTGAAAAGCAAGTAAAAGAAGCTACCTCAACCGCTTTTGATGCTATGGCAAATAGCAGTGAAATGGGTCAAATAGTTAACTATGTTGAAAATATCGGTTTTGTCAACGATGTAGAAGAGTTAGGTAAGGCATTAGTGGAGTGCTTACAGACATTTGGTCTACAAAGTAATATTGAATTTAGATGTAACGACACCAAATCGCACTTTGCTTTAAACGGTGTGTGTTCGCCGATTGTGATTGAGTTATTTGAAATGCTTAAAAACAAAGGTAGGTTACATGAGTTTTCTCATCGTATTTTGGTTAATTACGAGCTTGTCAGTTTATTGATTTTGAATATGCCAGAACAAGATGAGCAGAAGCATGGGCGTATACGTGATCATATTTGTTTTATTGTAAGTGTAACCGAACAGCAATTGCGGGCTATTACTACTAAGAAAATGTTGGTTTCGCAGCAAGAGCGATTAAACAAAGTGGCGAGTACTGTTCACAGTAAGTTTCATAGTTTAATTGGATTGCTTAACGACAGCCGGATAAATAACGAAAAAGTATTTAAACAACTTCAAGAGGAGTTAGAAGAGCGGATCCCAACTATGGGACTCGATGAAGACCAGGAAGTGTTTATCTACAAAAAAGTCGACGAAACGATTCAAAATTCGGTGGCACGTCAAGAATCTGTTGATCAGGTTAAAAAAGCGTTCGCAGAGATAGAGCAAGATCTCGCTTTATTGTTGAAAGGTTAA
- the queG gene encoding tRNA epoxyqueuosine(34) reductase QueG: MSDVNLNYEQLAQQIKLWGQELGFSEVGITDIDLTKHEAQLQRWLDAGFHGSMDYMAAHGMKRARPNELVPGTQRVISVKMNYLPPDSGFAKNLKNTEKAYISRYALGRDYHKLMRNRIKQLGKKIEQYVGDYSFRPFVDSAPVLERQLAEKAGLGWRGKHSLLINKEAGSWFFLGELFVDLPLPIDNENTFEGCGKCVACITLCPTGAIVEPYVVDARKCISYLTIEHQGAIPEQYRTLMGNRIYGCDDCQLVCPWNRYGQITDEADFHPRTQLKNKDLLELFAWDETTFLKNTEGSPIRRIGHERWLRNIAVGLGNADFSPAIIAALEDKRQTVSDLVGEHINWALAQQHDKQRQKLRKTARLIRIVEKGLPRDA; the protein is encoded by the coding sequence GTGAGCGACGTCAATCTAAATTATGAACAGCTAGCCCAGCAAATAAAGCTATGGGGTCAAGAACTTGGCTTTAGTGAAGTGGGTATTACTGACATTGATTTAACTAAGCATGAAGCACAGCTGCAGCGATGGCTTGATGCGGGTTTTCATGGCTCAATGGATTATATGGCAGCCCATGGTATGAAGCGTGCTCGCCCTAATGAGCTAGTACCCGGAACACAGCGGGTTATTTCAGTTAAAATGAATTACCTCCCACCTGATTCTGGCTTTGCCAAAAACCTTAAAAATACCGAAAAAGCCTATATCAGTCGATATGCCCTTGGCCGTGACTATCATAAGTTGATGCGCAACCGAATCAAACAGTTAGGTAAAAAAATTGAACAATATGTGGGTGACTATAGCTTTAGGCCTTTTGTTGATTCAGCCCCTGTACTTGAACGTCAACTCGCTGAAAAAGCGGGATTAGGCTGGCGCGGAAAGCATTCTTTATTAATAAATAAAGAGGCGGGTTCTTGGTTCTTTTTAGGAGAGCTTTTTGTCGACTTACCTTTACCTATTGATAACGAAAACACTTTTGAGGGCTGCGGCAAATGCGTTGCCTGCATAACACTATGCCCCACTGGTGCTATTGTAGAACCTTATGTGGTTGATGCGCGTAAGTGCATTTCGTATTTAACTATAGAGCATCAAGGCGCTATTCCTGAGCAATACAGAACATTAATGGGAAATCGCATTTATGGCTGTGACGATTGCCAATTGGTATGCCCATGGAACCGCTACGGACAAATTACCGATGAGGCTGACTTTCATCCTCGTACACAATTAAAAAACAAAGATTTACTCGAGTTATTTGCTTGGGATGAAACTACCTTTTTAAAAAATACCGAGGGCAGTCCAATCCGCCGCATTGGCCATGAACGTTGGCTACGAAATATAGCCGTTGGATTAGGTAACGCAGATTTTAGCCCGGCAATTATTGCTGCACTCGAAGATAAACGCCAAACAGTCAGTGATCTGGTGGGTGAACATATAAATTGGGCACTCGCCCAGCAACACGATAAACAAAGGCAAAAGTTGCGTAAAACAGCACGGTTAATTCGTATAGTTGAAAAAGGCTTACCCAGAGACGCATAA
- a CDS encoding methyl-accepting chemotaxis protein, producing MSSYMRIYNFLEQTLFFTLTRKIVGNLSFVFLFQAITLFWLHSSLSENQQSTGLFWALTLLIVAGFIFTIFYMRFLIVRPVKAMRDTLININQQDANLAAKLPHFTFDEFRDLSEQYNQFTTHLNSLLNTTYSSAQESVQSNSQVTQSMQHTEQLSEQQINLSHTIINASNQITQSLQDIVSNTDSVHQVNNEHLSFVKLSASELSKLVEQVRLINEMLGSFSKTIAGLKENSENIRSILKMVEEFSDQTNLLALNAAIEAARAGEAGRGFAVVADEVRTLSVKVSDATRQISDFITQMNELVNETNKESQQLISHSNNAQAAINDTSEGFGKMLNEFEHNQQQLQQIANAVHLLEDTQNQTHESVEQIVALGEQAKQQIDTALHDSEQSQKLSQQTQQQLKRFVG from the coding sequence ATGAGTAGCTACATGCGTATTTATAACTTTTTAGAACAAACTCTATTTTTTACTTTAACCCGAAAAATAGTGGGTAATTTAAGCTTTGTATTTTTATTTCAAGCTATTACATTATTTTGGTTACACAGTAGCCTCTCTGAAAATCAACAAAGCACAGGGCTATTTTGGGCATTAACCCTGCTGATTGTTGCCGGTTTTATATTTACTATTTTTTATATGCGCTTTTTAATTGTGCGCCCGGTAAAAGCCATGCGCGATACGTTGATTAATATTAATCAACAAGATGCCAACTTAGCTGCCAAACTTCCTCATTTTACTTTTGATGAATTTAGAGATTTAAGTGAACAATATAATCAGTTTACTACGCATTTAAACAGCTTATTAAATACGACCTACAGCAGCGCTCAGGAAAGCGTGCAAAGTAATAGCCAAGTAACGCAATCAATGCAGCACACAGAGCAGCTAAGCGAACAGCAAATTAATTTAAGCCACACCATAATTAATGCCAGCAACCAAATTACCCAAAGCCTACAAGATATCGTAAGTAACACTGATAGCGTACATCAGGTAAATAATGAACATCTTAGTTTTGTTAAGCTCTCTGCGAGCGAACTGTCAAAACTGGTTGAACAGGTGAGACTTATTAATGAAATGCTGGGTAGTTTTTCTAAAACGATTGCAGGCTTAAAAGAGAATAGTGAAAACATTCGTAGCATTTTAAAAATGGTAGAAGAGTTTTCTGATCAAACTAATTTATTAGCGCTTAATGCGGCAATTGAAGCAGCGCGCGCCGGAGAGGCAGGGAGAGGTTTTGCCGTGGTTGCCGATGAAGTTCGCACCCTATCGGTTAAAGTAAGTGATGCAACCCGCCAAATTAGTGATTTTATTACCCAAATGAATGAGCTGGTTAATGAAACCAATAAAGAGTCTCAGCAGTTAATTAGTCACTCTAATAACGCACAAGCTGCAATCAACGATACCTCAGAAGGTTTTGGAAAAATGCTCAATGAATTTGAGCATAATCAGCAGCAATTACAGCAAATAGCTAACGCAGTTCATTTACTTGAAGATACACAAAATCAAACCCATGAATCGGTTGAACAAATTGTGGCGCTTGGCGAACAAGCAAAGCAACAAATAGACACCGCATTGCATGACTCTGAGCAATCACAAAAACTAAGTCAACAAACCCAACAACAGTTAAAGCGTTTTGTAGGCTAG
- a CDS encoding glycerophosphodiester phosphodiesterase family protein: protein MKIFAHRGTSTHFPENTHSAIMAALKANVDGIEVDVQSALDDYVIIHDTYLDRTTNGKGKVCDLSAQQIQQFDAGNGEQVPTLQQLIDWNSNQTLLNLELKHTFELEKFAAQLEMNITANKISAGNILVSSFNHHQLHWLKNRLPWLKIGALTASIPLQYAKFAEDLQAFSIHVDKNFMNKSFVDDAKLRGLQVFAYTVDEVEDIKLMLACGVDGIFTNDPERTKHFLAQLNEL, encoded by the coding sequence ATGAAAATATTTGCTCATAGAGGCACAAGCACACACTTTCCTGAAAATACACATAGCGCCATTATGGCGGCGTTAAAAGCAAATGTAGATGGCATTGAGGTTGATGTACAAAGCGCACTTGATGACTACGTGATTATTCATGATACCTATCTAGATAGAACCACTAATGGTAAAGGTAAAGTGTGCGACCTAAGCGCTCAGCAAATTCAACAATTTGATGCGGGAAATGGTGAGCAAGTACCTACCCTACAACAACTAATTGACTGGAATAGCAACCAAACCTTACTTAATTTAGAGCTAAAACATACTTTTGAACTAGAAAAGTTTGCTGCGCAACTAGAAATGAATATTACTGCAAATAAGATATCAGCAGGCAATATTTTAGTTTCATCATTTAATCATCATCAACTACACTGGCTAAAGAACCGCTTGCCTTGGCTTAAAATTGGCGCACTTACTGCATCAATTCCATTGCAGTATGCGAAGTTTGCTGAAGACTTACAGGCCTTTAGCATTCATGTTGACAAAAACTTTATGAACAAGTCGTTTGTTGACGATGCCAAACTGCGCGGCTTACAGGTGTTTGCCTACACCGTAGATGAAGTTGAAGATATTAAACTGATGCTTGCCTGTGGTGTTGATGGCATTTTTACTAACGACCCTGAACGAACTAAGCATTTTTTGGCGCAATTAAATGAACTATAA
- a CDS encoding DMT family transporter translates to MQSQQQSLIYLHIAVLLFGGTALFAKLIGLNALDITAYRAAIAGVAICVLLTLQKKPIKLHHAKDYVIAILLGVAVGIHWVTYFAGMQLAGITVGMLAFFTYPVITVFLEPLFNKSKPKAKDIISAVVVIIGIYLLIPNVNLGDDITLGVLTGVVSALFFALRNITHKRYFSEYGGPQTMFYQTLVASLMLCTFIEVPITQINDTDLILLLIAGVVFTAMPHSLFAASLKHLSAATAGLISCLQPLYGTILAIIILHERPSVMTLIGGALIVSAACFETWSISRKKQP, encoded by the coding sequence GTGCAGTCCCAACAACAAAGCTTAATTTACTTACATATTGCCGTCCTTTTATTTGGCGGCACCGCCTTATTCGCAAAGCTAATTGGTTTGAATGCATTAGATATTACCGCTTATCGCGCGGCTATCGCTGGGGTGGCAATTTGTGTGCTACTGACTTTGCAAAAAAAACCAATTAAGCTGCATCACGCCAAAGATTATGTGATTGCCATTTTATTAGGCGTTGCCGTAGGTATCCACTGGGTAACCTACTTTGCAGGCATGCAATTGGCGGGAATTACCGTGGGCATGTTAGCTTTTTTTACCTATCCCGTGATCACGGTATTTTTAGAGCCTCTATTTAATAAAAGTAAGCCCAAAGCAAAAGATATAATAAGCGCTGTGGTGGTGATTATTGGTATTTATTTATTGATCCCTAACGTTAATTTAGGCGATGACATCACTTTAGGTGTTTTGACGGGGGTGGTATCAGCGTTGTTTTTTGCTCTTCGTAATATTACCCATAAACGCTACTTTAGCGAGTATGGTGGACCGCAAACCATGTTTTATCAAACGTTAGTGGCAAGCCTGATGCTATGTACATTTATTGAAGTACCCATAACACAAATTAATGATACTGATTTAATATTGTTGCTTATCGCCGGTGTGGTGTTTACTGCGATGCCGCATTCGTTATTTGCAGCGAGTTTAAAACATTTATCAGCAGCGACCGCTGGATTGATTTCTTGCTTACAGCCCCTTTATGGCACAATACTGGCTATAATTATTTTGCACGAACGCCCTTCAGTGATGACCCTGATTGGTGGCGCACTGATTGTTAGTGCTGCGTGCTTTGAAACTTGGTCAATCTCACGGAAAAAGCAGCCATGA
- a CDS encoding sensor histidine kinase, producing MSSLSSFSQQTDKTFWKYGHLIFTGFYLLPLIINFDQFTKSQMSLCLAFYIAFIILYIKAINCNNTKITPLFLALLAICFSATFFTSGTPTLYGFVAYVAGYSYTQKQRYYAALAIIVALFTSSYLSDIGKLQYFLAVALILCAALFSYGIAAKREREHKKREQESAKQLEQLAAIAERERIARDLHDILGHSLSSIALKAELANKLNQGERYAQANNEIAQVADLARQLLSDVRNAVSDLKQLNLNSQITQLKQTLKEQGFNIKFNVNLATLPAKVEGIASLIIKESVTNLLRHSSTKIGSINIEQTKRQLLIAVIDNAPCTTLKAGNGLNGIKERAEQLNGSAKFTCGDTFTLNVVLPLSAEDLK from the coding sequence ATGAGTTCGCTAAGTAGCTTTTCTCAACAAACGGATAAAACGTTTTGGAAGTATGGCCATTTAATTTTTACCGGCTTTTATTTATTGCCATTAATTATTAATTTTGACCAATTTACAAAAAGCCAAATGAGCCTATGTTTAGCTTTTTATATTGCTTTTATTATTTTGTACATAAAAGCAATTAACTGCAATAACACAAAAATTACCCCCTTATTTTTAGCCTTGCTCGCCATTTGTTTTAGCGCCACTTTTTTTACCTCTGGCACACCTACTTTGTATGGTTTTGTTGCTTATGTGGCAGGGTATAGTTATACCCAAAAGCAGCGGTATTATGCCGCATTAGCCATTATAGTCGCGCTTTTTACAAGTTCGTATTTAAGCGATATAGGAAAGCTTCAGTACTTTTTGGCTGTGGCATTAATATTATGTGCCGCCTTATTTAGCTATGGAATTGCAGCAAAAAGAGAGCGCGAACATAAAAAGCGCGAACAAGAAAGCGCAAAGCAATTGGAGCAACTAGCAGCCATTGCTGAGCGTGAACGCATAGCCCGAGATTTACATGATATTTTAGGTCACTCACTGTCATCAATAGCTTTAAAAGCTGAACTTGCGAATAAACTAAATCAAGGTGAACGATACGCGCAGGCTAATAACGAAATAGCCCAAGTAGCAGATCTTGCAAGACAGTTACTGAGTGATGTACGAAACGCGGTAAGTGATTTAAAGCAGCTCAACTTAAACAGCCAAATAACACAGCTAAAACAAACACTCAAAGAGCAAGGCTTTAACATAAAATTTAACGTTAATTTAGCGACGTTACCTGCCAAGGTTGAGGGCATTGCGAGTCTTATTATTAAAGAGTCAGTGACTAATTTATTACGCCATAGCAGCACAAAAATCGGTTCTATTAATATAGAACAAACAAAGCGGCAATTACTTATTGCCGTTATTGATAACGCGCCATGCACCACATTAAAAGCGGGAAATGGTTTAAATGGCATTAAAGAGCGAGCAGAGCAATTAAACGGCAGTGCAAAATTTACCTGTGGCGATACATTTACTTTAAACGTTGTACTGCCATTAAGTGCTGAGGATTTAAAATGA
- a CDS encoding DNA-binding response regulator: MIKVYLVEDQALVRDAVAALLSLDFNIEVIGQACNGRDALNEISALSKDLHPDIILTDIEMPSINGIELSEQIAAKYPAINMVIMTTFSRAGYIRRSLNAGVKGFILKEAPSEELINALKKVMQGQKVIDPELAINALDDADPLTDKERKALKLASDGLKTSEIAKQLYISEGTTRNYLSDAIAKLNATNRIDAARIARQKGWL; encoded by the coding sequence ATGATCAAAGTATATTTAGTTGAAGATCAAGCGCTGGTGCGCGACGCAGTTGCCGCTTTATTAAGCCTCGACTTTAATATTGAGGTAATTGGTCAAGCATGTAATGGGCGAGATGCGTTAAATGAAATCAGCGCGCTTAGTAAAGACTTACATCCAGATATCATTTTAACGGATATAGAAATGCCAAGCATAAATGGCATTGAGCTTAGTGAGCAAATAGCCGCTAAATATCCTGCAATTAATATGGTAATTATGACCACTTTTTCACGTGCTGGTTATATTAGGCGCTCTTTGAATGCGGGTGTTAAAGGTTTTATTTTAAAAGAAGCACCTAGCGAAGAGCTAATAAACGCGTTAAAAAAAGTAATGCAAGGGCAAAAGGTGATTGACCCAGAACTTGCCATTAATGCCCTAGACGATGCCGACCCACTCACAGATAAAGAGCGTAAAGCCTTAAAGCTTGCAAGTGATGGCTTAAAAACCAGCGAAATAGCAAAGCAGCTCTATATAAGTGAAGGGACAACGCGCAATTATTTATCTGATGCGATTGCAAAGCTCAATGCCACAAACAGGATAGATGCAGCGCGTATCGCTCGGCAAAAGGGGTGGTTATAA
- a CDS encoding enoyl-CoA hydratase/isomerase family protein has protein sequence MTALIKITTEQNVAILTMNTAENRHNPSFIAELNQHLDSIEANGDINAVVLTSSSDKSWSLGIDLQWMAISDNTPTVIADFMNSIGQLFKRIVTFPMPIIAALNGHTYGNGSVLACACDFRFMKSDKGFFCFPEVDVLVPFVPSMFPIINKAINPQFFNRLAMTGERVDAQKLLQQNVVEAIFADEQALQAGVLEFAQSFNKNRWIYAQNKTQMNKPILDVMAAQDSAFIENISTLLWKKLQQK, from the coding sequence ATGACCGCATTAATAAAGATTACCACTGAGCAAAACGTGGCAATACTTACCATGAATACCGCTGAAAACCGCCATAACCCTAGTTTTATAGCTGAACTTAATCAACACTTAGATAGCATAGAAGCCAATGGCGATATTAACGCCGTAGTATTAACCTCAAGCAGCGATAAAAGCTGGTCATTGGGAATAGATTTACAGTGGATGGCAATTTCAGATAACACGCCTACAGTTATTGCTGATTTTATGAATTCGATAGGGCAGTTATTTAAACGCATAGTGACGTTTCCTATGCCTATCATTGCTGCACTAAACGGTCACACTTATGGTAATGGCTCGGTATTGGCATGTGCCTGTGATTTTCGGTTTATGAAATCGGACAAAGGCTTTTTCTGCTTTCCTGAAGTTGATGTACTGGTACCGTTTGTACCGTCTATGTTTCCGATTATTAATAAAGCGATTAATCCTCAATTTTTTAACCGCTTAGCTATGACTGGCGAGCGTGTTGATGCGCAAAAATTGTTACAACAAAATGTGGTAGAAGCAATTTTTGCTGATGAGCAAGCCTTGCAAGCGGGTGTGTTAGAGTTTGCGCAAAGCTTTAATAAAAATCGTTGGATATACGCTCAAAACAAAACCCAAATGAACAAACCAATACTCGATGTTATGGCTGCACAAGACTCGGCTTTTATTGAAAACATCAGCACGCTATTGTGGAAGAAACTACAGCAAAAGTAA